From Bacillus pumilus, one genomic window encodes:
- a CDS encoding ABC transporter ATP-binding protein: MEHLIETKRLSLQIDSLKGQKQIILKDIHLSINPGEFVTIMGPSGCGKTSLLYQLSGIESASTGEIKYKGSLLSEMTDKQLTALRLTDMGFVFQHSHLLKNLNLFDNIIVAAYLTKKKPRKEVNERARYLMAKLDIDHLADRYLSEVSGGQLQRVSICRALMNEPDILFADEPTGALNSNATKEVMNIFSKIHSEGATLLLVTHDPKVALRSERIMFMNDGEITASLHLGRYDGSTAENREFRLNQWLQNLGF; the protein is encoded by the coding sequence ATGGAACACTTGATTGAAACAAAGCGATTGTCTTTGCAAATTGATTCTTTAAAAGGACAGAAACAAATCATTCTTAAAGATATTCATTTATCGATAAATCCTGGGGAATTTGTGACCATTATGGGACCTTCCGGATGCGGGAAAACCTCCTTGCTTTATCAGCTTAGCGGGATAGAATCAGCCTCAACAGGAGAGATCAAATATAAAGGCAGTTTATTATCAGAAATGACAGATAAACAGTTAACTGCTCTGCGTTTAACAGATATGGGATTTGTCTTTCAACACAGCCACTTACTAAAAAATCTTAATCTATTTGATAACATCATTGTTGCAGCTTACTTAACAAAGAAAAAGCCAAGAAAAGAAGTGAATGAGCGAGCTAGATATTTAATGGCGAAACTTGATATTGATCATTTAGCAGATAGATATTTGTCAGAAGTATCAGGAGGTCAGCTTCAAAGAGTCTCTATCTGTCGAGCGCTTATGAATGAACCAGACATTCTTTTTGCTGATGAACCAACAGGTGCTCTTAACTCCAATGCAACGAAGGAAGTGATGAATATATTTTCGAAAATCCATTCTGAAGGAGCGACACTACTGCTCGTCACACATGACCCAAAGGTTGCTCTTCGTTCTGAAAGAATCATGTTTATGAATGACGGAGAAATAACAGCCAGCTTACATTTAGGGAGATATGATGGCTCAACTGCCGAGAATCGAGAATTTAGATTAAATCAATGGCTGCAAAATTTAGGTTTTTAA
- a CDS encoding Rap family tetratricopeptide repeat protein: protein MAIISAEQVGNRLNDWRIAIRKHDVHSANAMYTELKQLLQEMEENQEVLTYYSLLEGKYKLMLYERRGKKLNEQTELDCPSKTNDLIEYYFYLYKALYASYNRDYASAIGLFKIAEKKLQNIPDEIEVAEFHTKIANLYMLLRQSLISLHYIQNAIDIFKSHEGYERRLATAFVIAAANYMDIGDFIRAENYYKKAIHIADSLNDHFLTSQLFHNISILYAEAGESKKCIDALEKALSDENYLSSCYFHHSMFMLIKELLSIDERTQALYYFELVNQKHESEKCPIYTAKMNLLYHLYFTEDMAQKAQACFDEISILKELKDAEGACELSALAAKHFEELGDIHQAYLFLKEAYHGNHPILDWRNSNEKNEFIDHRFNHRCFRTNSVFQFVK, encoded by the coding sequence ATGGCTATCATTTCTGCTGAACAGGTGGGGAACCGTTTAAATGATTGGCGAATTGCGATTCGCAAGCATGATGTACACAGTGCTAACGCAATGTACACAGAATTAAAGCAATTACTTCAAGAAATGGAAGAGAATCAGGAGGTCTTGACTTATTATTCATTGCTAGAAGGCAAGTATAAACTCATGTTATATGAACGGAGAGGTAAAAAACTGAATGAACAGACAGAGCTAGATTGCCCCTCTAAAACAAACGATTTAATTGAATACTATTTTTACCTATACAAAGCCCTTTACGCTTCATATAACAGGGACTATGCATCAGCCATTGGACTGTTTAAAATTGCCGAGAAAAAACTGCAAAACATTCCGGATGAAATAGAAGTAGCAGAATTTCATACGAAAATCGCAAACTTATATATGCTACTTCGTCAAAGCCTAATTTCTCTTCACTATATTCAGAATGCTATAGATATTTTCAAAAGTCATGAAGGATATGAAAGAAGACTAGCGACAGCCTTTGTCATCGCCGCTGCTAATTATATGGACATTGGCGACTTCATAAGAGCAGAAAACTACTACAAAAAAGCAATACACATCGCTGACAGTCTAAATGATCATTTTCTAACTTCACAGCTTTTTCATAATATCAGTATTCTGTATGCCGAAGCTGGAGAATCGAAAAAATGTATCGATGCCCTAGAAAAGGCTCTAAGTGATGAAAACTACCTCTCATCGTGCTATTTCCATCACTCCATGTTTATGTTAATCAAAGAGCTGCTCTCTATTGATGAAAGAACACAAGCTCTCTATTACTTCGAATTGGTCAACCAAAAACATGAATCAGAGAAATGCCCCATCTATACAGCAAAAATGAATTTGCTTTACCATCTATATTTTACTGAAGATATGGCTCAAAAAGCTCAAGCCTGTTTCGATGAAATCAGCATTCTAAAAGAATTAAAGGATGCTGAAGGTGCCTGTGAATTAAGTGCTCTAGCTGCAAAACACTTTGAGGAATTGGGTGACATTCATCAAGCCTATCTCTTTTTAAAGGAAGCCTATCACGGGAACCATCCTATACTTGACTGGAGGAATTCTAATGAAAAAAATGAGTTTATTGATCATCGCTTTAACCATCGTTGTTTTCGGACAAACAGCGTCTTTCAATTCGTTAAATGA
- a CDS encoding PRD domain-containing protein codes for MFKIKKVLNSSVVLAEDQNQQEMVLFGRGIGYGQKPGQMIEEKKADQVFMSVDNMRAKEFLQLLDSMPQEFIDLTQHIVQYAEKRLNSNLNSGVYFTLMDHLNFAVERHKKNINITNRVYWEIKNYYTEEFEVGKYALELVNDTLGIQLPKEEAANIAFHLINALGEESDSKDGMKYAKMIGSIVNLVRYTLNMKMDQENIHYSRFITHVKFFVERFYANKLLSDQENELFEQIAHLYPQAMDVAFKIKDYIKQVHSIVIPNDELTYLAVHIHRLISYQQLK; via the coding sequence ATGTTTAAAATCAAAAAAGTTTTAAACTCGAGTGTGGTCCTGGCTGAAGATCAGAACCAACAGGAGATGGTTTTGTTTGGCCGAGGGATTGGCTATGGACAGAAACCGGGTCAAATGATAGAAGAGAAAAAAGCGGACCAAGTCTTTATGTCAGTCGATAACATGAGAGCAAAAGAATTTCTTCAACTGTTAGATTCAATGCCTCAAGAGTTTATCGATTTAACTCAGCACATCGTCCAATATGCAGAAAAACGGTTAAATTCAAATCTAAATTCAGGTGTTTATTTTACCTTAATGGATCATTTGAATTTTGCTGTCGAACGACATAAAAAGAATATTAATATTACGAATCGCGTGTACTGGGAAATCAAAAATTACTATACTGAAGAATTTGAAGTAGGGAAGTACGCACTTGAGTTAGTCAATGATACATTGGGCATACAATTACCAAAAGAAGAAGCCGCCAATATCGCCTTTCACTTAATTAATGCATTAGGTGAAGAATCTGATTCGAAAGATGGCATGAAATATGCCAAAATGATCGGGAGTATTGTCAATCTTGTGCGCTATACATTGAATATGAAGATGGACCAAGAGAATATTCATTACAGTCGGTTCATTACACATGTGAAGTTCTTTGTAGAAAGATTTTATGCAAATAAATTACTCTCAGATCAAGAAAATGAGTTGTTTGAACAAATTGCACACTTGTATCCTCAAGCGATGGATGTTGCTTTTAAAATCAAAGATTATATTAAACAGGTGCATAGTATCGTCATTCCTAATGATGAGCTTACTTATCTTGCGGTACATATACACCGCCTCATATCTTATCAGCAATTAAAATAA